In one Podarcis muralis chromosome 7, rPodMur119.hap1.1, whole genome shotgun sequence genomic region, the following are encoded:
- the LACTBL1 gene encoding putative beta-lactamase-like 1 — protein MEVKLIHVALLVFFLLSVAMTSCFLWQYSLPKVEPTPSVMEVRPEAVQMCPRYPDPVPLDHPIPILKDALEKVDTLLRHKIRSPGLPALSAIVIYNDTVLWTGNFGKRNGSDPFSGIPNEYTIYRIASVSKIFPTIMLYKLWEEGKVTSLDDPLERYAQSFTIKNPLGRLKESEQRYSADGLIFLEKGSLPLKPSPVTLRRMASQLSGLPRRLRSTTLLWKGTTQEALALLKDDVLVADPGTRCHYSNLAFSLMAHVLAEHAAEGEYQRWVSENILDRLGMEDTGFDITPPIRSQMAVGFYSSGQTAPLYDLGWYRPSGQMYSTAADLAKLAMVFLGTYHRRLLEPDTVKTMLTPLFKCSSEYFANKTGTPWEINEQLGYDIIRKDGDLDGYSATFSLVPKLRLSFIVLMAGPRPRGDVVAQTYEYLIPAMESAFREAEKSLNPPPSPTPYVGYYTYSNLTFYEIKVGGGGVLVMQQFGPHIEELIPENYRTIKLHHLEDRVFQVVFDKEFPCTLHLGSASVSLETQDGQLFNFYPFDRKGLSPGFDAPGLNTYNVVRIQRKPVFYS, from the exons ATGGAAGTGAAGTTGATCCATGTGGCTCTCCTCGTCTTCTTCCTTCTCTCGGTTGCCATGACCAGCTGCTTCCTCTGGCAGTATAGCCTTCCCAAAGTGGAGCCCA CCCCATCAGTGATGGAGGTCAGGCCAGAAGCGGTACAGATGTGTCCCCGTTACCCAGACCCCGTGCCTTTGGACCACCCAATCCCAATACTGAAGGATGCCCTCGAAAAG GTAGACACGCTTCTCCGTCACAAAATCCGGAGTCCTGGCCTGCCAGCTCTGTCAGCCATCGTCATCTACAACGACACAGTACTATGGACAGGAAACTTTGGGAAACGCAACGGCTCCGACCCTTTCTCTGGCATCCCCAACGAATACACCATTTACAG GATTGCCAGTGTCTCCAAGATCTTCCCCACCATCATGCTGTACAagctgtgggaggaagggaaggtgaCATCACTTGACGACCCTTTAGAACGTTATGCCCAGAGCTTCACCATTAAGAACCCCCTAGGGCGGCTCAAAGAGTCGGAGCAGAGATACTCAGCAGATGGATTGATCTTCCTGGAGAAGGGATCACTGCCCCTCAAGCCGTCCCCGGTGACTTTGCGCAGAATGGCCAGCCAGCTCTCAG GTTTGCCCCGACGGCTGCGCTCAACAACTTTGTTGTGGAAAGGGACAACCCAAGAAGCATTGGCACTGTTGAAAGATGATGTCCTGGTGGCTGACCCAGGAACCAG ATGTCATTATAGCAACTTGGCTTTCTCGTTAATGGCCCACGTCCTAGCTGAACATGCTGCAGAAGGCGAGTACCAGCGCTGGGTTTCTGAGAACATCCTTGACCGCTTGGGCATGGAGGACACGGGCTTTGACATCACGCCTCCCATCCGCTCTCAGATGGCCGTGGGTTTCTACAGCAGCGGGCAGACAGCACCCCTCTATGACCTGGGCTGGTACAGACCTTCTGGGCAGATGTACTCCACAGCTGCTGACCTGGCCAAACTGGCCATGGTCTTCTTGGGCACGTACCACCGGCGTCTCCTGGAGCCTGACACCGTGAAGACCATGCTGACGCCCCTCTTCAAGTGCTCCAGCGAATACTTTGCCAACAAGACCGGCACGCCCTGGGAGATCAATGAGCAACTGGGCTATGACATCATCAGGAAGGACGGTGACCTGGACGGCTATTCAGCCACCTTCTCCCTGGTCCCCAAGCTCCGCCTGAGTTTCATTGTGCTGATGGCTGGTCCCCGCCCTCGAGGAGATGTGGTAGCTCAGACCTACGAGTACCTGATCCCCGCCATGGAGTCCGCCTTCCGCGAGGCAGAGAAGAGCCTCAACCCGCCTCCGAGCCCTACTCCTTATGTTGGCTACTACACCTATTCCAACCTGACTTTCTATGAGATCAAGGTTGGGGGCGGCGGAGTGCTGGTCATGCAGCAGTTTGGGCCGCACATCGAGGAGCTGATCCCAGAAAATTATCGGACCATCAAGCTGCATCACCTTGAGGACCGCGTCTTCCAGGTGGTGTTTGATAAGGAATTCCCATGCACCCTGCACTTAGGCTCCGCCTCCGTGTCCCTGGAGACCCAGGATGGGCAGCTCTTCAATTTCTACCCTTTCGATCGCAAGGGCTTGTCTCCTGGCTTCGATGCTCCGGGTCTGAACACGTACAATGTTGTGCGCATCCAGCGCAAGCCAGTATTTTACAGTTAA